Part of the Henckelia pumila isolate YLH828 chromosome 2, ASM3356847v2, whole genome shotgun sequence genome is shown below.
ctcggattaaaattaaataagttcggattaatattaattaatcccgggccttacatttctcccccactaagacatgagttcgtcctcgaattcataaacagtatagatatgcagactgcatgctcataagaataaagaataactgaaaactgaataagaactcacatcagtggaatagataaggaaatctctgtctcatatcatcttccacttcccatgtcgcttcttcaactccgtgtcgactccattgaatctccaccaatggaatggtctttgttcagagttgcttttctttcctatCAAGTATCTGAATCGGTTGCTCGAAATAGataagagtgtcatccaactcagcttcatcagatcgaatcacatgagatgcatcagatatatacttcctcaacatcgatacatgaaagacatcatgtattccagataaagacataggaagagcgagtcgataagaaagattgcctatcttctcgagaatctcgtatgaCCCAATATATcacggagataactttcctcgtttgccaaatcggactgtgcccctgaacggtaaaatcttcagaaacactctatctccttgatcaaaagataacggtcgtcgtcgtacattcgcatatctggtttgtctgtgctgtgctgttctcattaTCTGCTGTATCAGCTTCACTTTCTCAGTCTTCTGTCTGATCAAATCTGGCCCTaattcaggtacctcagaaaaaTCATCCCAATATAGTGGCGaccgacacttcttcccatataacgcttcaaaaggagccatctctatacttgtttgataactgttgttataaaaaaattccacgagtggtatagaatcttgTCATGtaataccaaaatcaagtactacagctctcagcatatcctcaagcgtctgaatagttcgttcagattgaccgccagtttgaggatggtaagcagtactcaaatgtaagcgcgtacctagagcttcctgtaggctatgccaaaagtgcgaagtgaatctcggatctcggtcagaaactATTGAATTTGGCAtcccgtgtagtcttaccacttctcgaatatagagatctgccattttatcatgacgataagtcattcggtaaggaataaagcacgcagattttgtcaatctgtcgatgatcacccaaacagtatcgcatcctcgagatgatcgtggcaacttcgttacaaagtctaTGGAAATGTGATCTTATTTCCATTCAGTAATTGATAAAGTCTGTAATAGGCCACCTGGtttatttcttttttccttcacctgttggcaattcaaacatttggacACAAATTCattcacatcagacttcatttgtttccaccagtactgactcttcaagtcgttgtacatctttctgcctccagggtgaatactgaagcgactgcaatgggcttctttcaaaatattctgtctcaagtctgaaacattgggaacaactattcggttattcacatacaagatatcatcatcactaaccttgtactcagactgatgtcctgatcgaatcatttcaattgatttctgtacattctgatcgGCTTTCTGCGCTTCTTTGATACAAATCagcaattctggctcagcactgattgcatatactctcatcggccttccatctgtctcaaatacatacccagaaTTACAAAAATCCTCAAtaaaattagatacacctacagTAGTCAAGGATAGAGCACATATCTTTCTACTCAGGGaatccgctgctgcattagatttccccggatagtatttgatttcacaatcaaaatccttcaataaatccagccatcgtcgttgtcccatattcaatttggattgcgagaacagatacttcaaacttttttggtcagaaaagatttcaaacttctcgccgtataagtaatgtctccagatcttcaatgcaaagacgattatAGCCAATTCAAGATGttggatacctgacttcatgtggtttcagttgtcgagaagcataagcgacaacatgtcctttctgcattaaaatacatcccaaaccctggtaagaaacatcacaataaacaacaaaatcacctgtacctgtagggattatcAAAACCggcgctgtagtcaatctcttctttagttcgataaaactcctttcacacgcctcagaccaaataaatggtgcattcttctgtgtaagctgtgtaataggcttcgctatcgatgaaaaatatctaatgaatcgacggtaatatccagctaagCCCATACAACTtcaaatttctggcacagatgttggtctctgccaactgatcacagcttctaccttactcggatcaactgAAATGACATCTCCTaaattatatggccaagaaaaacaactttctgcaaccaaaactcacatttggataacttggcatacaatttctcttctcttaatgttctcaatacaattcagagatgatcagcatgttcacacagattcttagagtatatcgaaatatcatcgataaagataatcacaaagtcatctaaatatctttgaaatactctattcatcaatcccataaaaactgccggtgcattcgttagaccaaaaggcataactatgaattcataatggccatacctggttctaaatacAGTCTTAGGAATGTCCTCATCtctaactctcaactgatgataaccggatcgtagatcaatcttcgaatataccgacgatccctgcaattgatccaATAAATCAttgatacgaggtaaaggataacgattctttaccgttgctttgttcaattgccggtaatcaatacataatctcatcgatccgtccttattttgaaaaaataacaCTGGAGAACCCCATGGGGAAACACTCGGTCGAATATAtcccttggccaacaaatcttcgagttggtctttcagttctttcagttcaatcggtgtcattcgataaggtgctttcgatatcggctgtgtatctggcatcaattcaataccaaaGTCCACCTCTCGGTACGGTGGCAATACtagaatctcgtcagggaatacatctgcaaactcattcaccactggtagatcagtcaatttcggactagtcttcagcacatcaactgcatagatcagaaatccctctgctcccttctgtaacaaatcagCCATAGCAATAACAGAGATCAAGGGAATTTTAGATCTagcacccttaccataaaatttccattcgtcagccattactggtctgaacctcactatcttctggaaacagtcaactgtagctctgtacttggttaacatatcaatactgattatacagtcaaaatcagataaaccaagaacgatgcagtcaagctcaacttcattaccttcgtactgtagtatacaatttctgacagacttcactgatactataccttttcccaacggtgaagatatagacactacagtagctaatgactcaacaggtaatgaatgcaatgcaacaaacttCTCAGAAATGAAAGTatgcgatgcaccagtatcaaataaaacatacgcaggataaccagaaagagagcagttacctgcaatcacatcgtctggtaccgcttgtgcttgctcctttgtcaatgcaaacactcgtgcttgttgccttggaggttgattcactgtctgacctcctcctcttcCTTGTGCtacaggctgtggttgaaaggaatgaacagaagacACTTGTCTTTCAGCCTGTATTATTGGTCTAGACGATCCAGTACCCTGAGCACCTTCTGAACCTTGCTGTGGACACACTCTCGCAAAATGTCCCAttttgttgcaaatgtggcagcttccaaacacACCTCGGCACTGCTCATTTGTGTGTTgacctccacatttggtgcAATAAACATCTGACCTCTGTCCAACTCTAAACTGTCGGAAACTAcctgaactagaagagctactaccacctgatttcttaaattgtttgctcttacccttgaagaaactcttctttccactactgctacctccagcttcaaattgAGGTGGcagtggaatctgtggctgtttGTTGTTGCTTCATAGGTTGGGGAACAAACTGAGCTCCTCTTTGTTTCAGTattcctgcttctgcaccctttgcacgattcagagcatcagcaaaggtattgggtcttcccgaatttacaagagtaaacacatctggattcaagccatttataaattgatcggcttgagcttcgtcactggcagcaacatgtggagcaaacttcatcaaactcgtaaattttgcaacataatcttcgatattcatttggccctgttgcaaacttgtgAATTCCGCTTCTTTGTCCTTCTGataagaaacaggaaagaaacgctgataaaaagcagttttaaatacagtccAAGTAATAACTGTACCTCGGttttcaaatgctttctttgtcgctACCCACCAATTATTCGCAAGACCATGTAGTTGGTGGATTACCAATCTCACTCGTCGTTCATCCGCATAATCAAGTGACTCGGATAACTGTTCTATATCCTCCAGCTAGTTCTCACAGTCAACAGAGTTCTCAGTCCCTTGCAGTTTCGGTGGTTTGAACGACTGGAATCGCTTCAGAAGCTTTTCCATCGGATTGGCATCACCAAACAGATCAACAGAAGTACTACtctgtccatgttcagttgctgtcactgggacctgtgcagcatttatctgttctggttcattcactgccaatgtctgtctaactctcggtgctggtcggggaggcatatctgataatcaaacagattagtgtacaattTAATCATATTAtaacacatttctgtttcagtCTCCCTCTGATTAGCACAATAATATcttctcaagagatcgaatCTGATTCATACTTATTCCATACATGCTATTTCTTCAATCAGATAATCAGATAGCGTGTAATTCAGAAAACTGTAAGGCATACTCTTCTCATTCTATCACAACATCATGTGACAAATAAACATCGGGAAGCAAGaattcatataccatacaagtatgaaagcaataaataaatcagaatagaagactcgatctaccccgctcatctagtCTCAGTACGAGAAaattaagctctgataccacctgttgtggggacctcgggttgctaatctcatcttaggacaattaatgaacaattaaacattcattaatcattacttaaataaaccaagagcaaaggaaaaaaaattttaaatcttgaacagtacctcgctcgatcaggtgaactcacccgatcgagcgagcacaattgctctgCTCTCGGGTTTGGAAAATAATTGGCCTCTCTCGATCGGGTAatttcatccgatcgagcgagccaattAGCTCAACTTTTTGTTTTGAAAATTCAAGGCCGCGATCGATCGGGGAACTTCACTCAATCGACCGGGCTAGTTTGACAGAAAAACCAGAAGCTCGATTTCTTGCTGTCAATTCCTACCTCCTCCATTTCTATCATCAACAACAATCCAAAACATGTTATATCAAATCCAAGTcttgcatataaacataaataagcCCTCAAACAtcaatatatgcatatattacAGCGAATAAGTCGTTAACAAAACCATAAACAACCACATGTTCTCAAGTTCCATACACTACTTCAAACCAAGTAGTTCTAAGGTTTAATGCTTCTAAACTCATACGACTTCATCTACAACCCAAGTCATCACGTGCTAGaatctctcccagctgtcaatgatgtcgatgaccagcttctgccccatctgttatcatgcacacatacaaaacaagacaacagccggataaactccggtgagaatacaatctcagtataaccaacatataaaaagcattaaataaataatatcgaatctatttaaactcgactcaacaaatagagtaaataacgcttcgaataagaattgattcatataacttcgaggccatcaaaattcataaatgatcttgacatggatatccatctaacatagccattttgggctagaaaataaggttaacagcaaccttggcatagaatcaattcaattaaCATCGTATCGACTCAaattcaaagatccactacctgagatggatcgacaacatcaattcaaatcaaaaacataacaagtatgtggtttttacgggccaactcaagaatagtcgttcttgagtttcaaagtccctaactcacgatgtcgtcattataccttcaaaTATCTCTGTTCTGAACACTTCAATCTGCAATATAACAATCAGAACatttatatcaaacttcattcaactcaatcatttcagaaacgaatcaaaaccatcaaaaaatcgtcaatcaatcgcatttcaaacctcaagcaacttcttcggttcaaagtcgacGTCTtgagtcgttggccttccaaactcaactgaaactaaagaataaaaatgctataacattcataataTCTAGATAAGGACTTCAGCTCAGACATAGACTATCAAAATGACTTCAAAACATGATTCGACGgagtagcgattgaaaatcggtaaccgacgaaatatcgaaagcATTTCTAACTCCAATATCATTCATTCGTGCATCTCAACTCAATAACCAACTGAAATATCATTCAAATCCTCATCTCAACAGCTATAATAATTGATTTACATGCTGGAATCAATATTGGATACAATTAACACGAACacatcaatccggtttcgataccAAATCATATAAACATCGAAGAACAAATATAAGACATGAAAAACTGATCTCTGCCCATATATTCATTTTGGAATATCTCAAAAACATcacaaaacttacacgagatcgaagccctcatcgtaaggattccagaacaattaacggaatcgaaatcggataaccctAGCAAAAGTTACGTCAAATTGAAAATCGAATATCAAAACAAAAACGAAGGAACTCGGATCTCTGTTCAAAATTTGCTGAAGAAATTCTATTTCATGCACGTATCATGCcgacaatatatatattaaatcggATAAGTTATataattgcaatttaatccctcgtacttcaaaaattgcaattaagtCCTCggtcctctttttaattcaatttcaatcctaaataatttaagaatattagaatttaaatcgaaactctaaatattcccaaattaaatatactcggattaaaattatataagttcggattaatattaattaatcccgagCCTTAcaccactgatgtggactttgaatgccagacctgcctgggctttgagttacACTGATGTTGgccactgatgtggactttgAGTTCCAGACCTGcatgggctttgagttccactgatgtgagccACTGATGTGAACTTTGAGTGCCAGatctgcctgggctttgagttctactgatgtggactttgaatgccagacctgcatgggctttgagttccactgatatggactttgagtgccagacctgcctgggctttgagttccactgatgtggactttgagtgtcagacctgcTTGGGCTTTGatttccactgatgtgggccactgatgtgtactttgagtgccagacctgcctgtgCTTTGACTTCCACTTATGTGGGCCATTgatgtggactttgagtgccagatcTGCCTgagctttgagttccactgatgtggactttgagttctagacctgcctgggctttgagttccactgatgtgaactttgagtgtcagacctgtctggcctttgagttccactgatgtgggctttgagtgccaaACCTGCCtaggctttgagttccactgatgtgggccattGATGTGGATTTTGAATGCCAAACCTGCCTAGGCTTTGAGTTCTACTGATGTGGGCCATTGATGTGGACTTTGAATGCCAaacctgtctgggctttgagttccactgatgtgggccactaatgtggactttgagtgtcagatctgcctgggctttgagttccactgatgtgggccattgatgtggactttgagtgccagacctgtctgggctttgagttccactgatgtgggccactgatgtGTACTTTGAATGCCaaacctgcctgggctttgagttccactgatgtggactttgACTGTCAGACCTGTCTGgtctttgagttccactgatgtggactttgagtgccagacctgcctgggctttgaagtTAAGAATGCTTctaaaaaatttcatagggTAGGTTCAATAAAACAGAACTGAATCTTGCAACGAAATTGTTCCAAAGGAAAATTGACGCTAAACAGGACTGACCCGAAAGCAAACAAAACAGGACTGACTATTGCAAAACAGGAATAAATAACGCAAAAAGACTAACTGGTTAAGGACCAGCTCAGTGAACTACAAATAACATGCTGAGGCCCGAGCTGAGCTACTAGggataatattttttcaagtgctgagcattccatggccttttaccCTTCTTGCCTTGGGCATCTTCCAAGTAATATGAAGCTATCCCAGCTTTTCCTATTACTTTGAATGGGCCTTTATACTTGGCCTCTAGCTTTCCTCTTTCCCCTAGATGTTGTATCTTTCGCATAACCAGGTCTCCCTCCTGGAAAACTTTAGGGTATATTCTTTTGTTGTAGGCCTGGGTCATTCGTTTGCGATAGGCTGCGAGCCTAATTGCAGCTCGGGACCTGTGCTCTTTAAGTAAGTCCAAATCCATTGCTCGCAATTCTTGATTGTTTGCCCCATATGCCATTATCCTGGCACTCTCTTGTCCAATTTCTGCCGGGAGAACAGCTTCAGTCCCATACACCATGCTAAAAGAAGTTTTACCTGTACCAGATCGAGTTGTAGTTCGGTAGGACCATAATACGGAAGGGAGTTCGTCTGCCCACTTGCCCTTAGCTGCATCCAGTCGTGTCTTAAGAGCTTGAACTATCGTTCTGTTGGTAACTTCGACCTGTCCATTCCCTTGCGGATATGCAACAGAGGTGAAAACTTGTTCGATCTTCATTTCTTGACACCATGCTCGAACTTTGGATCCACAGAACTGTCTCCTATTTTCTGATACCAACCTGCGAGGGATCCCGAAGAGGCACCCTATATTTTTCCATAGAAAATTGAGCACTTTGTTTTCTGTAATTTTGGCTAGGGGcttggcttccacccatttgGAAAAATAATCGACTGCGACCAACAAAAATTTCCTTTGCCCCATGCTAACAGAGAATGGCCCTGCAATATCCATCCCCCACTAATCAAAAAGACAAGCGGCCACCACTGCCTTCATGTATTCTGCAGGTCTCCACTGTAGGTTAGCATGTCTCTGGAAATTATAACACGAATGAACCAGATCTGAGGAGTCTTTCCGCATAGTAGGCCAAAATAAACCAACAAGAAGGGCTTTCCGAGCTAGGGCAAGACTTCCTAGATGACTTCCGCAAGACCCTTCATGAATTTCCCGTAATACACACTTTGCCTCGTCGGggcccaaacactttaacaaagGTTGAGAAAAAGATCTTTTGAACAGAATTTGGTCTATCATGACGAAACGAAGTGCTCTTCGTTTTGTCTCCTTAGCTTTCTTATTATCACTTGGCAGTTCTTTTGTAGTCAGATATTTGTGTATATCATATCTCCAATCCCCTTCTGGTACTTGGGTTAGCATATCATCCAGAGTTTCCAACTGAGATACGAGCTCCCGACCTGCAACGATGGGGTCAGGCCGGTCACTCAAGGCACTGGCTAAGCGGGCCAAATGGTCGGCCTTGATGTTCTCAGCTCGGGGGATGAGCTCCAATTTCAGCTCGATGAATCCTTTCTTGGCTTTGTCTAATGTCTTGGCATATTTCCTCATCTTATCATCTTTGATCTCAAACTTTCCATTGCTCTGTTGAATTGATAATTGGGAATTGGAATATAGAATAGCCCGGGAAATACCCAAATTCTGTGCTGCCTTGAGTCCAAGTAATAAGACCTCATATTTTGCTTCATTGTTAGAGGCTCTGAAGTCCAATCTGATTGAAATATTAGTTTCTTCACCCCAAGGTGAGATGATAACGATTCCAGCTGCGCTTCCTGACTGACATGATGACCCATCTACAAAAATCTTCCATAGCTCTTCTTGTTCTAGCTGAACCGTTTCTGCCAAGAAGTCAGCTAGGGCTTGAGCTTTTATCGCTGTTCGAGGTTCATATTTGATATCGTACTCGCTCAATTCTATGATCCATCTGACAAGTCTACCTGATACATCTGGATTAGCTGCGATTTTTCCCAAGCACTATTGGTGAGTACGGTGATAGGGTGCGAGAGAAAATAAGGCCTTAATTTTCTCGTTGTAATGACCAGAGCTAAAGCAAGCTTTTCGTGAGTTAGGTAATTGAGCTCGGGTCCCTTCAAGGCATGACTTAAAAAGTATACGGTTTGATGATTCATTCCGTCTTTTTTGACAAGGACCGAACTGGTTGCTCGAGGAGTAACAGCCAAATAGAGGAACAACTCTTCCCCTTGAGTAGGCTTATTCAGGACAGGCAATTTCTTTAAGTAGGTTTTTAAATCCTGAAAAGACTTTTCACTTTCATCACTCCATTCAAAATCTTTCATCTTTCGCAGTGCTTTAAAGAAAGGTAGGCTTTTGTCTGCCGATCTGCTTATAAATCGGGCCAGTGCTGTAATTCTTCCTGTTAATCTTTGTACTTCCTGTATATTCTTAGGGAGCTCATAGAGATGATGGCTTGAACTTTTTCTGGATTAGCTTCGATTCCCCTTTTTGTAACCATGTATCCCAGAAATTTTCCAGCGCGGACTCCGAAAGTGCACTTTCTAGGGTTTAGCTTCAGTTGATAATTTTTCAGCGTCTGGAATGTTTGAGCTAGGTCAGTAATAAATTGGTTGGCAGTGCGGGACTTGACCAGGATATCATCAATGTAGACTTCAATATTCTTTCCAATTTGCTGCTTGAATACTTTGTCCATTAATCTTTGGTATGTTGCCCCGGAATTTTTGAGTCCAAACGGCATGACCACATAACAATAAGTTCCTATTGATGTGACAAAACTCACCTTTTCTTTGTCCTCTTTTGCTAAGGGAATTTGGTGATACCCTTGGTAAGCATCCAAAAAGCTGAGTAATTCATGCCCTGCAGTTGAATCGACAAGCTGATCGATTCTAGGTAGAGGGTAACAATCTTTAGGGCATGCTTTATTCAAATCTCAAAAATCTACACACATACGCCATTTTTCCGTAGATTTTGGGGCTAAGACTATGTTAGACAACCAGGTCGGGAAGTGGATTTCTTCAATATGCCCAGCCCTGAGTAACTCGTCCATATGTTCCTTTATTACCGCATATTTTTCAGTATCGAAGTGCTTTTCTTTTGAATAATAGGGCGACAACCctttattacattgagcttgtgCTCTGCTACTTTTCGATGTACCCCTACCAGGTCGGAAACTGACCATGCAAAAACATCCTTATTTTTTTCCAAGAATTCCAGTAGCGGTTGCTTCAACTGTGCTTCAAGGTTGCGAGCAATTTTAACCATCCCAGAAGGAGGTGAGATCATTATTTCCTCAATTTCTTCTTCAGCAGTGACAGATGTGTCCTCTGTCAGGTTGACCTTTTCCATGCCAAAAAGTCCAGGTCTGTCAACATTATCAGTCTTGGCTACTTTTTGCTCTATTCTGACCTCCTACACATAACACTTGCGTGCAATAACTTGATCACCTTGCACCTCCCCAACCTCATTACCCACTGGGAACTTCATTTTCTGATGCAGAGCTGATGCCACATCCATGAAAGTGGTCATGGCAGGTCTTCCTAGTATAACATTATAGGCGGATGGAGCATCTACTATAATGAAGCTCACAATTCTGGTTTTGCGAGAGTTGTTTCTTACCAGAGTTAAAAGTAGGTGCACTAACCCAATAGGTCGGATGGCATGACCCGTGAAACCAAAAAGTGATGTTACAACGGGATCCATCTTGTACTGTCCCAAGTCCATTTGATTTATTACTTACTGGAATATAACGTTGACAGAACTGCCTGAATCCACAAATATACGAGCTACATCATAGTTTGCGACCGAAGACCTTATTACCAGCGCATCATTATGGTTGCTAGAAACCCCCTTAAAATCTTCCGGCCCAAAAGAGAGGGTCGGGCTAGTATGGAC
Proteins encoded:
- the LOC140878688 gene encoding uncharacterized protein gives rise to the protein MKDFEWSDESEKSFQDLKTYLKKLPVLNKPTQGEELFLYLAVTPRATSSVLVKKDGMNHQTVYFLSHALKGPELNYLTHEKLALALCLGKIAANPDVSGRLVRWIIELSEYDIKYEPRTAIKAQALADFLAETVQLEQEELWKIFVDGSSCQSGSAAGIVIISPWGEETNISIRLDFRASNNEAKYEVLLLGLKAAQNLGISRAILYSNSQLSIQQSNGKFEIKDDKMRKYAKTLDKAKKGFIELKLELIPRAENIKADHLARLASALSDRPDPIVAGRELVSQLETLDDMLTQVPEGDWRYDIHKYLTTKELPSDNKKAKETKRRALRFVMIDQILFKRSFSQPLLKCLGPDEAKCVLREIHEGSCGSHLGSLALARKALLVGLFWPTMRKDSSDLVHSCYNFQRHANLQWRPAEYMKAVVAACLFD
- the LOC140878689 gene encoding uncharacterized protein, translated to MEIDNQIVHTSPTLSFGPEDFKGVSSNHNDALVIRSSVANYDVARIFVDSGSSVNVIFQIVSFIIVDAPSAYNVILGRPAMTTFMDVASALHQKMKFPVGNEVGEEVRIEQKVAKTDNVDRPGLFGMEKVNLTEDTSVTAEEEIEEIMISPPSGMVKIARNLEAQLKQPLLEFLEKNKDVFAWSVSDLVGVHRKVAEHKLNVIKGCRPIIQKKSTSILKNMRIDQLVDSTAGHELLSFLDAYQGYHQIPLAKEDKEKVSFVTSIGTYCYVVMPFGLKNSGATYQRLMDKVFKQQIGKNIEVYIDDILVKSRTANQFITDLAQTFQTLKNYQLKLNPRKCTFGVRAGKFLGYMVTKRGIEANPEKVQAIISMSSLRIYRKYKD